The Planctellipticum variicoloris DNA window CTGGACGACGTGCGGTATCTGTCGAATGCCAGCAGCGGGCGGATGGGCTATGCCCTCGCCGAGGCGGCGCTGGCGGCCGGTCACGAGGTCGTGCTGGTCACCGGCCCGGTCAATCTGTCTCCGCCGGTCGGGTGCGAAGTGCACTCCGTAGAGACCACGGAAGACCTGCTGACCGTGTGTGACCGGCTGTTTCCGGGCTGCGACGGGGTGATCGCCACGGCGGCGGTGTGCGACTACCGGCCGCGGGAGCGTTTTCCGGGCAAGCTGGCGAAGACGGGGGTCTCGCTGGAGCTGGAGCTGGTGGAGACCGCCGACGTGCTGGCGGCTTTGGGTCAGCAGAAGGGGTCGCGGTGGATTGTC harbors:
- a CDS encoding phosphopantothenoylcysteine decarboxylase — its product is MRILITAGPTREYLDDVRYLSNASSGRMGYALAEAALAAGHEVVLVTGPVNLSPPVGCEVHSVETTEDLLTVCDRLFPGCDGVIATAAVCDYRPRERFPGKLAKTGVSLELELVETADVLAALGQQKGSRWIVGFALESDEYAHVNALRKLREKNCDVIVLNRPTAIGSANNSVELIDPAGRTVAQFSGSKTDVAVELVGWIGRELRVES